AGCGTCGTGGCGGAGGCGAAGGACTTGAATCCCCTCAGTGTCAGGCTCTTGAGATGCACGCGTCCGGACCCTACCGAGGTTGTCCCGGCGATGTCGCGCCGACTGACCCGAAGGCCCGTGAAGGGTTTCCTCTGAGGGTTTCACCGAGAGAGGCGGGGGGCACATCAGACGGTAACGAGAACGCCCCCACCGCAGCCGAGGCAATCCCGGCGGGGGCGTGCCGGTACTGCTGGCGACGAGAGCACCGAGGAGCACAACGACGAAGGGACGCCGAAGCGTCCCTTACAGATCTGTGTATACGGCCGTCCTGCTTCAGCCCGTCCTGCCCGGCGGGCCGGATCAGGTCAGCGCAGGCTCCGCCGAGGAAACGTCGATGCCTTCAATGCCTTCGAGCACCGAGTCGGGGTGCCGTGCGGCGGCGGACAGAGCGTCGTTCTCGGCCTGGATCCGTACGATTTCGGATTCGAGGTCCTGGACGCGCTGCTGCAGCCGTCGCATCTCGGCAAGAACCCGGGGGTCGGAGCCGCCGACGTAACCGAGAAGCGCCTTTGCCATGATGGATGGTCCTCCACACTGAGTGACCGACCGTCGATGCGGTCGTTCGTGAGGGAATCGCACCCGCAGTGTCTGCCTCTGGACTTTTGCTAAAGAATCTCTGGATCAAACAGCTCAGGTGCGCGGGGATTCCAGGATCTCACCAAAAGGTTTGACGGTCAACACGATCACACACCGCGACTCCGGGCCTGCCCTGACTCGACGGCGACCGGCGCCGGAGGGGCTGCCCGCTGGTGCTTGCGGAAGATCCACTGTGCTCTCCTGTGGCGGCAGCCTCGCACGCCACAGCTGGATTGGCAACCGATGTGGATCACCGGATCGCGAAGCCGCGATAGCCGCCGCGCGGCTCGTCCCAGATCTCCGTGACACCCTCCACGTGCCCGGGTGTGTCCCCGCCCCGCAGCCATTCCAGCATCTGCTCACAGTGGGCTCTGGTGCCCTCGCCCACGATCTGGACCCGTCCGTCGTCGAGGTTGAGGGCGAAGCCGACGAGTCCGCCGATACGGAGCGCCGCGGCGCGGGTGAACCAGCGGAACCCGACCCCCTGCACCTCGCCGCGCACCCAGATGGTCAGCCGTGCGGGCTCCTCGCCCCGCGGGCCTTGTCCTTCCGGTGCGGCTTTTGGCGGCGCGGTCTGGTCCGTCGCTTCTCCGGGCGCCGTTGTGGCACTCGTCTCGCCGGTCTCTTCGTGGATCGAGTCGCTCGCAGCCATGGGTGCACGCTATCCGGACAATTCTTCGGCGGGCACATCCGCCCCGGGCGTGATGCCGTACATTGCCCGTCAACACGCTTCACACACAAGGGTGAAGCGCGTGTGTGCATTGACCGCCTCGTGACCGTCGAGCCCTGGAGGACAGCGAAGATGGGCCGCCATCGACGTGCTACCCCCGCTCCCGTCGCTCCGCCCGAGCCTTCCCACCGGCAGGACGCCGTCCCGCACCGGGGAGGTGGACACGCCGGGCACCGCAAGAGGAGCGCGACGCCCGTACGCACCGGGCTGATCGGCGCCTCGGCCGCGATGGCGATGGGGGCCGTCGCTGTGGCCTCCGGACTGATACCCGGCCCCGGCGGGCTGGGCGGCCACCAGAGCGGGGACCGGGTACGGGCCGATGGGCCCACCGGCCTGGATTCCCCGGCCGTGCCTTCGCTCACCCCTTCGGCACGGGCCTCCGACTCCGCGGCCAGCCGTGCCGAGGAACGCAACGACGGGCCCACGCGCTCGCCCTCACGGGAGAGTTCCCGCTCGTCGAAGAAGCCCGGCGACAAGCCCTCGCGGGAACAGGCGTCCGAGACCCCCGAGAAGAAGAAGCAGAGTGACGAGCCCTCACGCTCGGGTTCGGGCTCGGGCTCGGGACGCGAGTCCGGCCCGGACAGGGAGGGCGGCGCGGGTGGCGCCACCAAGTCCGCCGACCCGGAGACCGCTGCCGAGCAGGAGGTACTGACGCTCGTCAACCAGGAGCGGGCCAAGGCGGGCTGTCAGCCCGTCAAGGCCAACAGCGACCTGGCGGGGCTGGCCCAGGACTTCAGCGAGGACATGGCGGGGCGCGGCTTCTTCTCCCACACCGACCCGGACGGGCGCAGCCCCTGGGACCGGGCCGAGGCCGCCGGTGTCAGCGGCCTCGGCGGCGAGAACATCGCGCGCGGCCAGGCCAACGCGCGCTCGGTGATGGACTCCTGGATGAACAGCCCCGGCCACAAGGCCAACATCCTCAACTGCGACTACCGCACCCTTGGCGTCGGCGCGCACTTCGCCGAGGGCGGCCCGTGGTGGACCCAGGACTTCGGCTTCTGAGCCCCGCCTTGGTGCGCCCTTCCGCGCCGGATCGGCCGGATCAGGTCCGGACCGGGCGCGGGGGGCGCTGGCAGCGGGGGCAGAAGTAGCTGGAGCGGTTCATCCACGCGCGCCGGCGCACGGGAGTGCCGCAGCGGCGGCAGGGCTCGTCCTCGCGCCCGTAGGCATCGAGGGAACGGGCGAAGTATCCGGACTCGCCGTTGACGTTCACATAGAGGCTGTCGAAGCTGGTGCCGCCCACGGCGAGGGCCTCGGTCATCACGTCCCGCACATGGTCCACCAGTTCGGTGGTCTGCGGGCGGGTGAGGGTGGCGGTGGGGCGGTCGTAGTGCAGCCGGGTGCGCCAGAGTGCCTCGTCGGCGTAGATGTTGCCGACGCCGCTGATCAGGGACTGGTCCAGCAGGGCGCGCTTGACCGTCGTACGGCGGCGGCGCAGGGCCGCGTGGAAGACCGGCAGGTCGAACGCGGGATCCAGCGGATCGCGCGCGATGTGGGCGATGACGTCGGGCAGCCCGTCCTCGGCCGCCGGGTGGAGCGAGAGGCCGCCGAAGGTGCGCTGGTCGACAAAGCGCAGCTCGCCGCCCTCGGCGTCGTCGAAGGTTATCCGCACCCGCAGATGCCGCTCGTCGGGAGTGCCGGCGCGCTGGATGAGGAGCTGGCCGCTCATGCCGAGGTGGGCGAGCATCGCGTGGCCGCCGTCACCGACGGGCAGCCACAGATACTTGCCGCGCCGCATGGCCGGGCCGACGCGCAGCCCCTTCAGCCGGGTGGCGAAGTCCAGCGGACCCGCCGTGTGGCGGCGGATGGCGCGGGGATGCAGCACCTCGGCGGTGGTGACCGTACGGCCGCTGGCCCAGCGCTCCAGACCGCGGCGTACGACCTCGACTTCGGGCAGCTCGGGCACGGGGGCTCCTTGAGGAGTGGGCCGGCGAAGAACGGCCCACTCCCCGGAGCGTGCTCCCCGGGGGCGGGCTTGTCCGGCCGCGGGGCGGCCGGGTTGTGCTTCAGCGGCTCAGCGGATCACTGCGAGCGACCGGCGGGGGTGCCCTGCGAGGGCTCGCCCTGGGTGGCCGCCGGCGCCTCGTCCTTGCGCACGGTGCCGTCCCGCTGCTGCCCGGCGCCTTCTTCCTCGGCCCCGGACTTGTCAGCAACCGCGGACTTGTCGGCAGCCGCGGACTCGCTGCGTGCCGAGATGGCCCGCCAGGCGGCCTCGGCCGCCTGCTGTTCCGCTTCCTTCTTGCTGCGTCCTGTGCCGGTGCCGTACGCGACACCACCGACGCGGGCAGCAGCCGTGAAGGTCTTCTCGTGGTCGGGACCCGTCTCCGAGACCAGGTACTCGGGAACCCCGAGCCCTTCGGCCGCGGTCAGCTCCTGAAGACTCGTCTTCCAGTCGAGACCGGCGCCCAGATTGGAGGAGCGCTCGATGAGCGGGTCGAAGAGCCGGTGGACCAGCTCGGAGGCGGCCTCCAGCTCCTGGTCGAGATAGACCGCACCGATGACCGCTTCCAGGGTGTCGGCGAGGATCGAAGCCTTGTCACGGCCTCCGGTGCCTTCCTCACCTCTGCCGAGCCGGATGAACGCGCCAAGGTCGAGGCCCCGGGCGACGCCGGCGAGGGCGCGGGAGTTGACCACCGCGGCGCGCAGCTTGGCGAGCTGGCCCTCCGGGAGGTCGGGATGCATCCGGTAGAGCGTGTCTGTGACGACCAGTCCGAGGACGGAGTCACCGAGGAACTCAAGACGCTCGTTGGTGGGCAGCCCGCCGTTCTCGTACGCGTACGAGCGGTGCGTCAGCGCACGCACCAGAAGGGCGGACTCAAGGTGATAACCGAGCCGCCCTTCCAGGAGCGTGTGGGACGAGGCCGCATCCACCAGCTCCGCCGGATCCCCTCCCTTCTCCGGGGCGGGGGGGCGGGGGGTACTGGCGTCTGACATGAAGCCTGTCACCCGCCGATCAGACCTCGAGGACCTGACGCTTGTTGTAGGTGCCGCAGCTCGGGCACGCGATGTGCTGCTGCTTGGGCTCGCGGCAGCGCTCGCACTTCACCAGGGTCGGGACCGCAGCCTTCCACTGCGACCGGCGGTGGCGCGTGTTGCTGCGCGACATCTTCCGCTTCGGAACAGCCACGGCTACTTCTCCTGTGAGTCGTCCCCGCCGGAGCGGGGCTCTTTGTCCTTCTCGCCGTCCCCGATGGTCTCGGCGAGTCCCTGCAATGCCGCCCAACGGATGTCGACGGCTTCTTCGTGCCCGTGGTCGGGGTCGTCCGCCAGCCGGGCCCCGCATTCGGGGCACAGACCGGGGCAGCCCTCCTGGCACACCGGCTGCAACGGCAGTGCGAGCACCACCGCATCCCGCAGCACGGGTTCGAGGTCGAACAGATCGGCCTCTAGGAAGAGTGTGTCCTCCTCGTCCTCGTCGCCGTCGGGCTCCGCGCTGGGGCGGCCCCGCTCATCGGCGTCGGGATAGGTGAACATCTCCTGGAAGTCCGCTTCGACTTCCTGCTGAAGCGGCTCCAGACACCTTACGCACTCCCCCGTCAGCGGTGCACGGGCGGTGCCTGTGACAAGCACCCCTTCCATGACCGACTCCAGACGGAGGTCCAGCTCGATCTTCGCCCCGTCGGGAACCTTGATGACCTCGATGCCGAGGTCACCGGGAGATTCCACTTCGCGGGAGAGCCGCTTCATCGCACCAGGACGCCGCCCCAGCTCACGTGTGTCGAACACGAGAGGGGCGCGATGGTCGAGGGGGGCGTTCAGGGCTTCCTGCTTTCTACGGGTGGGGCGTGGGCCGCGTGCGTACTCGCGGCCGAAGAGCCAGGATACTTGACGCTCCCGCGATGACCCAA
This sequence is a window from Streptomyces sp. NBC_01775. Protein-coding genes within it:
- a CDS encoding YceD family protein; the protein is MFDTRELGRRPGAMKRLSREVESPGDLGIEVIKVPDGAKIELDLRLESVMEGVLVTGTARAPLTGECVRCLEPLQQEVEADFQEMFTYPDADERGRPSAEPDGDEDEEDTLFLEADLFDLEPVLRDAVVLALPLQPVCQEGCPGLCPECGARLADDPDHGHEEAVDIRWAALQGLAETIGDGEKDKEPRSGGDDSQEK
- a CDS encoding CAP domain-containing protein, with amino-acid sequence MGRHRRATPAPVAPPEPSHRQDAVPHRGGGHAGHRKRSATPVRTGLIGASAAMAMGAVAVASGLIPGPGGLGGHQSGDRVRADGPTGLDSPAVPSLTPSARASDSAASRAEERNDGPTRSPSRESSRSSKKPGDKPSREQASETPEKKKQSDEPSRSGSGSGSGRESGPDREGGAGGATKSADPETAAEQEVLTLVNQERAKAGCQPVKANSDLAGLAQDFSEDMAGRGFFSHTDPDGRSPWDRAEAAGVSGLGGENIARGQANARSVMDSWMNSPGHKANILNCDYRTLGVGAHFAEGGPWWTQDFGF
- the rnc gene encoding ribonuclease III, whose product is MSDASTPRPPAPEKGGDPAELVDAASSHTLLEGRLGYHLESALLVRALTHRSYAYENGGLPTNERLEFLGDSVLGLVVTDTLYRMHPDLPEGQLAKLRAAVVNSRALAGVARGLDLGAFIRLGRGEEGTGGRDKASILADTLEAVIGAVYLDQELEAASELVHRLFDPLIERSSNLGAGLDWKTSLQELTAAEGLGVPEYLVSETGPDHEKTFTAAARVGGVAYGTGTGRSKKEAEQQAAEAAWRAISARSESAAADKSAVADKSGAEEEGAGQQRDGTVRKDEAPAATQGEPSQGTPAGRSQ
- the mutM gene encoding bifunctional DNA-formamidopyrimidine glycosylase/DNA-(apurinic or apyrimidinic site) lyase; the encoded protein is MPELPEVEVVRRGLERWASGRTVTTAEVLHPRAIRRHTAGPLDFATRLKGLRVGPAMRRGKYLWLPVGDGGHAMLAHLGMSGQLLIQRAGTPDERHLRVRITFDDAEGGELRFVDQRTFGGLSLHPAAEDGLPDVIAHIARDPLDPAFDLPVFHAALRRRRTTVKRALLDQSLISGVGNIYADEALWRTRLHYDRPTATLTRPQTTELVDHVRDVMTEALAVGGTSFDSLYVNVNGESGYFARSLDAYGREDEPCRRCGTPVRRRAWMNRSSYFCPRCQRPPRPVRT
- the rpmF gene encoding 50S ribosomal protein L32 translates to MAVPKRKMSRSNTRHRRSQWKAAVPTLVKCERCREPKQQHIACPSCGTYNKRQVLEV